The Bradyrhizobium guangxiense genomic sequence GCGGGCGACCCCATCGCCAGCACCCTTCCGTAGTTCAGTGCGATGACGCGGTCCGAGACGCGATTGACCAGCGACATGTCGTGCTCGACCATCAGCACGGTGACGCCGAGCTCGCTCTTCATGTCGCGGATCCAGAACGACATGTCGTCGGTCTCCTCGACATTGAGCCCGGAGGACGGCTCGTCGAGCAGGATCAGCTTCGGCTCCGTGCACAATGCGCGCGCCAGCTCGATCACCTTGCGCACGCCGTAAGGCAGGCCGGAGATCAGCTTATCGCGATAGGGTTCGAGATCGAGGAATTCGATCACCTGTTCGACCCTGCGGCGGTGTACCTTCTCGTTGGCCCGCACGCTCGGCAGGAACAAGAGCTCCTGCCACAGCTGCGTGGTCGAATGCCGATGGCGGCCGACCAGGAGATTGGAGAGCACGGTCGCATTCTCGAACAGTTCGATGTTCTGGAAGGTCCGTGCGATGCCGAGCTTGGCGATGTCATAGGGCGGCTCTTCCGTGATGTCCTGATCCTCGAAGAAGATGCGCCCGGAAGTCGGCCGGTAGATCCGCGAGATCAGGTTGAAGATCGAGCTCTTGCCCGCGCCGTTCGGCCCGATGATCGACAGGATCTCGCCCTTCTCGACCGCGAAGGACACCGCGTCGACCGCCTTGAGGCCTCCGAAGTGCAGCGACAGGTTCTCGGCGCGGAAATAGCTCATCGATTCCGCTCCGACTTCACGTAGATCTTCTGCCGCTTGAAGGTGGCGCGCTTGTAGAGCGGGAACAGCTGGAAGAAGAGCTTGATCTTGAGCCAGCGGCCGTACAGCCCGAGCGGCTCCAACAGCACGAACAGCACGATGATGATGCCGTAGATCGCGCCCTTGAGGCCGTTGAGCGAAGCGAAGGCCGCGACGCTCGACTTGATGCTTCCTGCGGCGGCCGGGCCGGCACCGAAGGTCGACGCGACACCGGCGATCATGCCGGGCATGTCGTCCTTCAGATAGGTCAAGAACGGATCGATCATCACGATGAAGATCGCGCCCAGCACCGCACCGTGCAGGCTGAACGTGCCGCCGATCAGGATCACGATGATGAACTCGATCGAGAGCTGCAGCGTGAACATCTCCGGCGAGATGAAGGAGAGCTTGTGCGCGAACAGCACGCCGGCAAAGCCGGTGATCGCCGCCGAGATCGCAAAGGACTTCACCTTGTAGAGCGCCACGTTGACGCCCATGCTGCGCGCCGCGGTCTCGCTGTCGCGGATCGCGACGAAGGCCCGTCCGGTCGGCGAGCGCAGCAGATTGAGCGTGCCGACGATGGTCAGCACCAGCACGGCAAGGCAGAGATAATAGAAGGTCGGGCTGTCGCGCGGCACCGTGACGCCGAGCAGCGACAGCGTCTTGACCCGCATGCCCTCGTTGCCGTTGGTGACGCTCTCCCAGCGCGCCAGGATCTCCTCGACGATCAGGGCAAAGGAGATGGTGGCGATGACGAGGTAGATGCCGGTCAGCCGCAGGGCGGGAAAGCCGACCATCGCGCCGATGATGCCGGTCAAGACGCCGGCGGCGAGGAAGTAGACCGGGAACGGCACATTGTATTTCTGCAAATACGCCGCCGTGTAGGCGCCGATGGCGAGGAACGCGGCATGCCCGAGGGAGGCCTGGCCGGTAAAGCCCGTGAGGATCAGCAGCGCGACGCCGACGGTCGCATAGATGCAGACGAAGACCAGCTGGCTCATCAGATAGCTGGAGAGCACATAGGGCGCGATCAGCAGCAGCGCGAGCAGGATGCCGTACGAGACCAGATAGCCCGAATGCGGGAACAGCTTGATGTCGTCCTCGTAGTCGGTCTTGAACAGGAAGCGCATGGCGTTCAGACCTTCTTGCGGACGTGGTGGCCGAACAGGCCTTCGGGCTTCAGCAGCAACACGGTGAGCAGCACGATATAGGGCGCGACGTCCTTCCAGCCCTCGGGCAGGTAGAAGCCGGCCATGCTCTCGATCACGCCGATCAGAACGCCTCCGACCACGGCGCCCGGGATCGAGCCGAAGCCGCCGAGCACCGCGGCCGGAAACGCCTTCAGGCCAAGCACGAGACCGACATTGGAATGAATGAAGGTGATCGGCGCCAGCAGCACGCCGGCACAGGTCGCGACCGCCGCGCTGATCGCCCAGACGACCGACACCACGCGCTTGACCGGAATGCCCATGTAATAGGCGGCGAGCATGTTCTCGGAGCTGGCGCGCATCGCAGTGCCGAGCGTGGTCTTGTTGAAGAACAGCCAGAGCAGTGTGCACAGGATCATCGTCGCCGCGATCACCGACAGCTTGTCGTAGGCGAGCACCAGCGACCCGATGCGGAGCACGCCCTGGCTGAACGGCGTCTCGATCTTCAGATCGTCGGTGCCCCAGATCATGCCGGCGATCGAGCGCAGGAAATAACCGAGGCCGATGGTCGCCATGATGACGGAGAATTGCGGATAGCCGAGGATCGGCCGCACCACCACGCGTTCCGCCAGCATGCCGAACAGCGCCATCGCGGTCACCGCGCCGGCAAAGCCGACCCAGTAGTTCAGACCCATCATGCCGATGAAGGTGAAGGCGAAGAAGCCGCCGAGCATCATCAGATCGCCCTGGGCGAAATTGACGACCTCGGTGGCCTTGTAGACGAGCACGAAGCCGAGCGCGATCAGGCCGTAGACGCAGCCGAGCGCGACACCGCTGACCAGCTGCTGAACGAAATCCAGCATTGACGCGCGTCCTCCCGATACAACCGGCGGTTCTTTTCGACCGCCTTGCCGTATCTTGTGTCCAGTCGCTACGCAGTCGTTTCGCCGCGTTAGCGCCATTTGTCCGGAACCAATTCAGCCTGAACCGCCCAGCGCTGTCAACAAACGGTGACTTGTTAAGGTGACTTGCCTTTAGTCCAATCCGGATGACGGGATTTGCGCCAGCGCGATTCACGGTGCCGAAACATCTTCGGGTCATGGTCGCAGGGCGATGCAAAACCGGATGGTGTGACCGTCATGAAGCCGGACAGCTCGGCGCTGGAAGTTAAGGGGTTAACGAAGCGTTTTGACCGTCTGGCGGTCGACAGCCTCGATCTCACCATCCACGCCGGCGAATTCTACGCGCTGGTGGGTCCCAACGGCGCCGGCAAGACCACCAGCTTGCGCATGGTTGCGGGCCTGCTGCGCCCCGATGCCGGCAGCGTCTCGATCTTCGGCATCGATGCGCTGCAAGACCCGGTCGCCGCCAAGCAGGTGATGGCGTGGGTGTCCGACGAGCCGATGATCTACGACAAGCTGACCCCGCTCGAATATCTCGAATTCGTCGCCGGCTTGTGGGGCATCGCGCCGTCGGTCTCGGAGCCGGCCGCGCAGGACCTACTCGATTCGCTCGGCCTCGCACCGCACCGGCACGAGCGCTGCGAGGGCTTTTCCAAGGGCATGCGCCAGAAAGTGGCGCTCGCCGGCGCGCTGGTGCACGATCCCCGCCTCATCATCCTCGAGGAGCCGCTGACCGGGCTCGATGCCGTCTCGGCCCGCCATGTGAAGGGCCTGCTTGGCGAGCGGGTCCGCGCCGGCGGCACCGTCATCATGACCACGCATATTCTCGAGGTCGCCGAGCGCATGGCCGACCGCATCGGCGTGATCGCCTCGGGGCGCTTGGTGGCCGAAGGCACGCTGACCGAATTGCGCCAGCAGAACGGCCATGCCGACACCAGCCTGGAGGATCTCTTCATCGCGCTGGTGACGCTTCCGGAAGCCGCATGAGCTCGGCGACCGCGCTTTCCTGGTTTGCCCGCCACGAGCTCCGGCTCGCCTGGCGCGAATGGTTCGCCATGATGACCGGCGGACGGCGCAAGCGGACGCGCGCCGCAATCATCGGCATAGTCTGCTTCGCCGCGCTGCTGCACCTGCCGGCCTGGGCGGTGATCGGCCGCTTCGCCGACCTGCAGCTGCCTTTGGACAAATCCGCGCTGATCGTGATCACGGCGACGATCTTCCTGGCCTGGACCCTGATGCTGTCGCAGGCGATCGAGTCGGTGACGCGGGTGTTCTACGCCCGCGCCGATCTCGACCTGATCATGTCCTCGCCTGCGCGGCTCGCCAATCTGTTCTCGGTCCGCATCGCCGCGATCGCACTGACCGTCACCGCGATGGCGCTCCTGTTCTCGACGCCCTTCATCGACGTGCTCGTGATCGGCGGCGGCGCGCGCTGGCTCGCGGCGTTCGGGGTGGTCGCCGCCATGGGCCTGTCGGCCGCGGCGATCGCGATCGCCGCCACCATCCTGTTGTTTCGCCTGATCGGCCCGGCGCGAACGCGCCTCATCGCCCAGATCCTCGCCGCGATCATCGGCGCCGGCTTCGTGATCGCGCTCCAGGTCGCCGCGATTATGTCCTACGGCACACTGTCGCGCTTCACCCTTTTGACCTCCGGGACCGCGGCCGCCTACGCGCCCGATGTCGGCAGCATCTGGTGGTGGCCGGCGCGGGCTGTGATGGGCGACAGCGAGGCGCTGCTGCTGCTCCTGGCGCTCGCTTTGGTCCTGCTCGGAAGCGTCATGGCGATCTTCTCGCACCGCTTCGCCGACACGGCGATCGATGCCGCGGCCTATGGCGGCTCCGGCAGCAGGCGGGCGAAGGAGCGCCCGTTCCGCGCCGGC encodes the following:
- a CDS encoding branched-chain amino acid ABC transporter permease → MLDFVQQLVSGVALGCVYGLIALGFVLVYKATEVVNFAQGDLMMLGGFFAFTFIGMMGLNYWVGFAGAVTAMALFGMLAERVVVRPILGYPQFSVIMATIGLGYFLRSIAGMIWGTDDLKIETPFSQGVLRIGSLVLAYDKLSVIAATMILCTLLWLFFNKTTLGTAMRASSENMLAAYYMGIPVKRVVSVVWAISAAVATCAGVLLAPITFIHSNVGLVLGLKAFPAAVLGGFGSIPGAVVGGVLIGVIESMAGFYLPEGWKDVAPYIVLLTVLLLKPEGLFGHHVRKKV
- a CDS encoding ABC transporter ATP-binding protein, whose translation is MSYFRAENLSLHFGGLKAVDAVSFAVEKGEILSIIGPNGAGKSSIFNLISRIYRPTSGRIFFEDQDITEEPPYDIAKLGIARTFQNIELFENATVLSNLLVGRHRHSTTQLWQELLFLPSVRANEKVHRRRVEQVIEFLDLEPYRDKLISGLPYGVRKVIELARALCTEPKLILLDEPSSGLNVEETDDMSFWIRDMKSELGVTVLMVEHDMSLVNRVSDRVIALNYGRVLAMGSPAEVQQHPDVVAAYLGA
- a CDS encoding branched-chain amino acid ABC transporter permease, with translation MRFLFKTDYEDDIKLFPHSGYLVSYGILLALLLIAPYVLSSYLMSQLVFVCIYATVGVALLILTGFTGQASLGHAAFLAIGAYTAAYLQKYNVPFPVYFLAAGVLTGIIGAMVGFPALRLTGIYLVIATISFALIVEEILARWESVTNGNEGMRVKTLSLLGVTVPRDSPTFYYLCLAVLVLTIVGTLNLLRSPTGRAFVAIRDSETAARSMGVNVALYKVKSFAISAAITGFAGVLFAHKLSFISPEMFTLQLSIEFIIVILIGGTFSLHGAVLGAIFIVMIDPFLTYLKDDMPGMIAGVASTFGAGPAAAGSIKSSVAAFASLNGLKGAIYGIIIVLFVLLEPLGLYGRWLKIKLFFQLFPLYKRATFKRQKIYVKSERNR
- a CDS encoding permease, which produces MSSATALSWFARHELRLAWREWFAMMTGGRRKRTRAAIIGIVCFAALLHLPAWAVIGRFADLQLPLDKSALIVITATIFLAWTLMLSQAIESVTRVFYARADLDLIMSSPARLANLFSVRIAAIALTVTAMALLFSTPFIDVLVIGGGARWLAAFGVVAAMGLSAAAIAIAATILLFRLIGPARTRLIAQILAAIIGAGFVIALQVAAIMSYGTLSRFTLLTSGTAAAYAPDVGSIWWWPARAVMGDSEALLLLLALALVLLGSVMAIFSHRFADTAIDAAAYGGSGSRRAKERPFRAGSRQQALRRKEFSLLWRDPWLISQTLMQLLYLVPPALLLWRNFADSAAALTLITPVIVMAAGQLAGGLAWLTISGEDAPDLVATAPLTPSSVIRAKTEVVLIAIAVIFCPLVAALAFASPSQAAISAAAIIISAASATAIQLWFRVQARRSQFRRRQTSSRLATIAEAFSSIGWAASAALLLALPIAGLISGLITAGLVAVTWKFSPKREP